A section of the Pleuronectes platessa chromosome 7, fPlePla1.1, whole genome shotgun sequence genome encodes:
- the LOC128444430 gene encoding uncharacterized protein LOC128444430 isoform X2 — MRQGTDMMEKSEVFQAWKVLLVGMCVLLMILTSGLVILLVRQKELSDELVRLDAQMQELSQSCGLKEGILSTDQDEAAELKKLHRSRRNQEREPTQSQEEKDMLMLMTYSMVPVKSLMDMCSSRGVCLIGPAGPPGLPGRAGSQGPKGEPGAEGRRGRKGPPGRVGEPGPKGDHGPPRVKDETCNDILSEGPSGPRGPPGLPGPPGPNCPPCNPNRVRNKTIGRRIHQTNKMEKSSPLPTRDNLNQTDTENRTTITTTVSPTSHPPDDTRNIVNVTDSEKLLNTKMQPESESFHPHPDTDALNETNTGDVTEAPVQLSTDLLSGDLGKNSDVFKPSGNISLTTIRNVSTESVSPRPDNTHESWIPTRNVTESPVETSAVLPTTRSAHEAADIFNFTNSERFTNIEKETESVSPHQENSHNILNDSNTENITVTPIQLLTDPLSSDQSREAVNGSRTFIDEPKENAHVPEDQKSDAFNDSRTLIKTPMQSDSTDNKLNLTGNEGWTETKSPTHHPPDNMNVTDAKKLLIPTMEPESEPIHQDNNHRTLNDTITGNVTEAPVKILTALTFGDLGDNSDAFKDRGNNASLKRESVSPRPDYREDSWTESNTGNVTPTPRPPDNIHVTDSEKRLNPTVEPESFHQDNSHDRFNETRRETVTGAPLILLTTPLSVEVTEKMEPFNISGNIIDTPMERDSSYPLQNANKINVTDSETWTKKECRIKSIKCSEKATSMRSTFGAWMSDISLLDNGPYWLADHFSGRILAEYENISSSQNMSNKTIDVRRFYQGCGHVVYKGSFYFHNAGTNNLIKFDLNTRRKDTLTVAKSRYNNLNYLFCNSKTYFKFAVDENGLWVIFASDTDDNTMVAKLNPDTFSVESVINTAYPTTKAGNAFIVCGVLYFTDDKDRRVAYAFDLKKQSAFDASFDLRPATGILAMLSYYPNQKRLYMWEDSKVKTCRVKLKAT; from the exons ATGCGACAGGGCACAGATATGATGGAGAAAAGTGAGGTTTTTCAGGCATGGAAGGTGCTGCTGGTGGGGATGTGTGTGCTGCTGATGATCCTGACCTCCGGTCTAGTGATTCTGCTGGTTCGGCAGAAGGAGCTGTCAGACGAGCTGGTCAGGTTGGATGCCCAGATGCAGGAGCTGTCACAGAGCTGCGGGCTGAAGGAGGGAATCCTGTCCACGGACCAGGATGAGGCTGCAGAGCTGAAGAAGCTCCACCGCAGCAGGAGGAACCAGGAGCGGGAACCAACACAAAGTCAAGAGGAGAAGGACATGCTGATGCTGATGACATACTCCATGGTCCCA GTCAAATCCCTCATGGACATGTGCAGCTCCAGAGGAGTTTGTTTAATAG gtCCAGCTGGGCCTCCAG GTTTGCCCGGTAGAGCTGGTTCACAAGGCCCAAAGGGTGAGCCGGGTGCGGAGGGGAGACGAGGGAGAAAAG GACCCCCTGGTAGAGTTGGAGAACCGGGACCCAAAGGAGACCATGGGCCTCCTCGAGTGAAAGACGAAACCTGCAACGACATTCTCTCTGAGG GTCCCTCTGGTCCAAGGGGTCCACCGGGTCTACCTGGTCCACCTGGTCCAAACTGTCCCCCCTGTAATCCTAATAGAGTGAGAAACAAAACCATCGGCAGACGCATTCATCAAACCAACAAGATGGAGA AGTCGTCTCCTCTCCCGACCAGAGACAACTTgaatcaaacagacacagaaaacagGACAACAATTACTACAACTG TATCACCAACATCACATCCACCTGATGATACCAGAAACATTGTGAATGTTACCGACTCTGAGAAACTACTCAACACAAAAATGCAGCCTG AGTCAGAATCATTCCATCCGCACCCCGACACTGACGCCTTGAATGAGACCAACACGGGAGACGTCACAGAGGCACCAGTACAATTATCAACAG ACCTACTTTCTGGAGACCTGGGTAAAAACAGTGATGTCTTCAAACCCAGTGGAAATATCAGTCTTACAACAATAAGAAATG ttTCTACAGAGTCAGTTTCTCCTCGTCCAGACAACACACACGAGTCCTGGATTCCAACGAGGAATGTTACAGAGTCGCCAGTTGAAACATCAGCAG TTTTACCAACAACACGTTCTgctcatgaagccgctgatatCTTCAACTTCACGAACTCAGAGAGGTTCACGAACATAGAAAAGGAAACTG AGTCTGTGTCACCTCATCAGGAAAACAGCCACAACATCTTGAATGACTCAAACACAGAGAATATTACTGTAACACCAATACAATTACTAACAG ACCCACTCTCTTCAGACCAAAGCAGAGAGGCAGTCAATGGCAGCAGAACCTTTATTGATGAGCCCAAGGAAAATG CTCATGTTCCTGAGGACCAAAAAAGTGATGCCTTTAATGACAGTAGAACCCTCATTAAAACACCCATGCAAAGTG ACTCAACAGACAACAAGCTGAATTTAACTGGCAACGAGGGATGGACGGAAACTA AATCACCAACACATCATCCACCTGACAACATGAATGTTACTGATGCTAAGAAACTTCTCATCCCAACAATGGAGCCTG AGTCTGAACCAATTCACCAAGACAACAACCACCGCACCTTGAATGACACCATCACAGGAAATGTCACTGAGGCACCAGTAAAAATTTTAACAG CCCTCACTTTTGGAGACTTGGGTGACAACAGTGATGCGTTTAAAGACCGTGGTAATAATGCTTCATTGAAACGTG AGTCAGTATCACCTCGTCCGGACTACAGAGAGGACTCCTGGACGGAAAGCAACACAGGGAACGTGACACCAACACCACGTCCACCTGACAACATCCACGTTACTGACTCTGAGAAACGACTAAACCCAACAGTGGAACCTG AGTCATTTCATCAAGACAACAGCCACGACAGGTTTAATGAAACCAGGAGAGAGACTGTTACAGGGGCACCACTTATATTATTAACAA CTCCTCTCTCTGTTGAAGTTACTGAAAAGATGGAGCCTTTCAATATCAGTGGAAACATCATTGATACACCAATGGAAAGAG ACTCTTCCTATCCACTCCAGAACGCCAATAAGATCAATGTGACCGACAGTGAGACATGGACAAAAAAGG AGTGCCGTATCAAAAGTATCAAATGTTCGGAGAAAGCCACCAGTATGAGAAGCACATTTGGAGCCTGGATGTCAGACATATCTCTGCTGGACAACGGTCCATACTGGCTGGCTGATCACTTTTCAG GTCGAATTTTGGCCGAGTATGAGaacatttcctcctctcagAACATGAGCAACAAGACTATAGATGTCCGGAGGTTCTACCAGGGCTGTGGCCATGTTGTTTATAAGGGGTCATTTTACTTCCACAATGCAGGAACAAACAATCTTAtaaa atttgaccTGAACACTAGGAGAAAAGACACTCTGACTGTGGCAAAGAGCAGATACAACAATCTGAATTATCTTTTCTGCAACTCAAAGACTTACTTCAAGTTTGCTGTGGATGAAAATGGACTGTGGGTGATTTTTGCTTCAGATACCGATGATAACACAATGGTTGCAAAGCTCAACCCCGACACCTTTTCTGTGGAGTCCGTCATCAACACTGCCTACCCCACAACTAAAGCAGGAAATGCTTTCATCGTATGTGGGGtgctttatttcacagatgatAAGGACAGAAGAGTTGCCTATGCTTTTGATTTGAAGAAACAGAGTGCTTTTGATGCAAGTTTTGATTTAAGGCCAGCTACAGGCATCTTGGCTATGCTGTCTTACTACCCTAACCAAAAGCGTTTGTACATGTGGGAGGACAGCAAAGTGAAAACTTGCAGAGTTAAACTCAAAGCGACCTAA
- the LOC128444430 gene encoding uncharacterized protein LOC128444430 isoform X4 — MRQGTDMMEKSEVFQAWKVLLVGMCVLLMILTSGLVILLVRQKELSDELVRLDAQMQELSQSCGLKEGILSTDQDEAAELKKLHRSRRNQEREPTQSQEEKDMLMLMTYSMVPVKSLMDMCSSRGVCLIGPAGPPGLPGRAGSQGPKGEPGAEGRRGRKGPPGRVGEPGPKGDHGPPRVKDETCNDILSEGPSGPRGPPGLPGPPGPNCPPCNPNRVRNKTIGRRIHQTNKMEKSSPLPTRDNLNQTDTENRTTITTTGVKQFISPTSHPPDDTRNIVNVTDSEKLLNTKMQPESESFHPHPDTDALNETNTGDVTEAPVQLSTDLLSGDLGKNSDVFKPSGNISLTTIRNVSTESVSPRPDNTHESWIPTRNVTESPVETSAVLPTTRSAHEAADIFNFTNSERFTNIEKETESVSPHQENSHNILNDSNTENITVTPIQLLTDPLSSDQSREAVNGSRTFIDEPKENAHVPEDQKSDAFNDSRTLIKTPMQSDSTDNKLNLTGNEGWTETKSPTHHPPDNMNVTDAKKLLIPTMEPESEPIHQDNNHRTLNDTITGNVTEAPVKILTALTFGDLGDNSDAFKDQSVSPRPDYREDSWTESNTGNVTPTPRPPDNIHVTDSEKRLNPTVEPESFHQDNSHDRFNETRRETVTGAPLILLTTPLSVEVTEKMEPFNISGNIIDTPMERDSSYPLQNANKINVTDSETWTKKECRIKSIKCSEKATSMRSTFGAWMSDISLLDNGPYWLADHFSGRILAEYENISSSQNMSNKTIDVRRFYQGCGHVVYKGSFYFHNAGTNNLIKFDLNTRRKDTLTVAKSRYNNLNYLFCNSKTYFKFAVDENGLWVIFASDTDDNTMVAKLNPDTFSVESVINTAYPTTKAGNAFIVCGVLYFTDDKDRRVAYAFDLKKQSAFDASFDLRPATGILAMLSYYPNQKRLYMWEDSKVKTCRVKLKAT, encoded by the exons ATGCGACAGGGCACAGATATGATGGAGAAAAGTGAGGTTTTTCAGGCATGGAAGGTGCTGCTGGTGGGGATGTGTGTGCTGCTGATGATCCTGACCTCCGGTCTAGTGATTCTGCTGGTTCGGCAGAAGGAGCTGTCAGACGAGCTGGTCAGGTTGGATGCCCAGATGCAGGAGCTGTCACAGAGCTGCGGGCTGAAGGAGGGAATCCTGTCCACGGACCAGGATGAGGCTGCAGAGCTGAAGAAGCTCCACCGCAGCAGGAGGAACCAGGAGCGGGAACCAACACAAAGTCAAGAGGAGAAGGACATGCTGATGCTGATGACATACTCCATGGTCCCA GTCAAATCCCTCATGGACATGTGCAGCTCCAGAGGAGTTTGTTTAATAG gtCCAGCTGGGCCTCCAG GTTTGCCCGGTAGAGCTGGTTCACAAGGCCCAAAGGGTGAGCCGGGTGCGGAGGGGAGACGAGGGAGAAAAG GACCCCCTGGTAGAGTTGGAGAACCGGGACCCAAAGGAGACCATGGGCCTCCTCGAGTGAAAGACGAAACCTGCAACGACATTCTCTCTGAGG GTCCCTCTGGTCCAAGGGGTCCACCGGGTCTACCTGGTCCACCTGGTCCAAACTGTCCCCCCTGTAATCCTAATAGAGTGAGAAACAAAACCATCGGCAGACGCATTCATCAAACCAACAAGATGGAGA AGTCGTCTCCTCTCCCGACCAGAGACAACTTgaatcaaacagacacagaaaacagGACAACAATTACTACAACTGGTGTGAAACAATTCA TATCACCAACATCACATCCACCTGATGATACCAGAAACATTGTGAATGTTACCGACTCTGAGAAACTACTCAACACAAAAATGCAGCCTG AGTCAGAATCATTCCATCCGCACCCCGACACTGACGCCTTGAATGAGACCAACACGGGAGACGTCACAGAGGCACCAGTACAATTATCAACAG ACCTACTTTCTGGAGACCTGGGTAAAAACAGTGATGTCTTCAAACCCAGTGGAAATATCAGTCTTACAACAATAAGAAATG ttTCTACAGAGTCAGTTTCTCCTCGTCCAGACAACACACACGAGTCCTGGATTCCAACGAGGAATGTTACAGAGTCGCCAGTTGAAACATCAGCAG TTTTACCAACAACACGTTCTgctcatgaagccgctgatatCTTCAACTTCACGAACTCAGAGAGGTTCACGAACATAGAAAAGGAAACTG AGTCTGTGTCACCTCATCAGGAAAACAGCCACAACATCTTGAATGACTCAAACACAGAGAATATTACTGTAACACCAATACAATTACTAACAG ACCCACTCTCTTCAGACCAAAGCAGAGAGGCAGTCAATGGCAGCAGAACCTTTATTGATGAGCCCAAGGAAAATG CTCATGTTCCTGAGGACCAAAAAAGTGATGCCTTTAATGACAGTAGAACCCTCATTAAAACACCCATGCAAAGTG ACTCAACAGACAACAAGCTGAATTTAACTGGCAACGAGGGATGGACGGAAACTA AATCACCAACACATCATCCACCTGACAACATGAATGTTACTGATGCTAAGAAACTTCTCATCCCAACAATGGAGCCTG AGTCTGAACCAATTCACCAAGACAACAACCACCGCACCTTGAATGACACCATCACAGGAAATGTCACTGAGGCACCAGTAAAAATTTTAACAG CCCTCACTTTTGGAGACTTGGGTGACAACAGTGATGCGTTTAAAGACC AGTCAGTATCACCTCGTCCGGACTACAGAGAGGACTCCTGGACGGAAAGCAACACAGGGAACGTGACACCAACACCACGTCCACCTGACAACATCCACGTTACTGACTCTGAGAAACGACTAAACCCAACAGTGGAACCTG AGTCATTTCATCAAGACAACAGCCACGACAGGTTTAATGAAACCAGGAGAGAGACTGTTACAGGGGCACCACTTATATTATTAACAA CTCCTCTCTCTGTTGAAGTTACTGAAAAGATGGAGCCTTTCAATATCAGTGGAAACATCATTGATACACCAATGGAAAGAG ACTCTTCCTATCCACTCCAGAACGCCAATAAGATCAATGTGACCGACAGTGAGACATGGACAAAAAAGG AGTGCCGTATCAAAAGTATCAAATGTTCGGAGAAAGCCACCAGTATGAGAAGCACATTTGGAGCCTGGATGTCAGACATATCTCTGCTGGACAACGGTCCATACTGGCTGGCTGATCACTTTTCAG GTCGAATTTTGGCCGAGTATGAGaacatttcctcctctcagAACATGAGCAACAAGACTATAGATGTCCGGAGGTTCTACCAGGGCTGTGGCCATGTTGTTTATAAGGGGTCATTTTACTTCCACAATGCAGGAACAAACAATCTTAtaaa atttgaccTGAACACTAGGAGAAAAGACACTCTGACTGTGGCAAAGAGCAGATACAACAATCTGAATTATCTTTTCTGCAACTCAAAGACTTACTTCAAGTTTGCTGTGGATGAAAATGGACTGTGGGTGATTTTTGCTTCAGATACCGATGATAACACAATGGTTGCAAAGCTCAACCCCGACACCTTTTCTGTGGAGTCCGTCATCAACACTGCCTACCCCACAACTAAAGCAGGAAATGCTTTCATCGTATGTGGGGtgctttatttcacagatgatAAGGACAGAAGAGTTGCCTATGCTTTTGATTTGAAGAAACAGAGTGCTTTTGATGCAAGTTTTGATTTAAGGCCAGCTACAGGCATCTTGGCTATGCTGTCTTACTACCCTAACCAAAAGCGTTTGTACATGTGGGAGGACAGCAAAGTGAAAACTTGCAGAGTTAAACTCAAAGCGACCTAA
- the LOC128444430 gene encoding uncharacterized protein LOC128444430 isoform X1: protein MRQGTDMMEKSEVFQAWKVLLVGMCVLLMILTSGLVILLVRQKELSDELVRLDAQMQELSQSCGLKEGILSTDQDEAAELKKLHRSRRNQEREPTQSQEEKDMLMLMTYSMVPVKSLMDMCSSRGVCLIGPAGPPGLPGRAGSQGPKGEPGAEGRRGRKGPPGRVGEPGPKGDHGPPRVKDETCNDILSEGPSGPRGPPGLPGPPGPNCPPCNPNRVRNKTIGRRIHQTNKMEKSSPLPTRDNLNQTDTENRTTITTTGVKQFISPTSHPPDDTRNIVNVTDSEKLLNTKMQPESESFHPHPDTDALNETNTGDVTEAPVQLSTDLLSGDLGKNSDVFKPSGNISLTTIRNVSTESVSPRPDNTHESWIPTRNVTESPVETSAVLPTTRSAHEAADIFNFTNSERFTNIEKETESVSPHQENSHNILNDSNTENITVTPIQLLTDPLSSDQSREAVNGSRTFIDEPKENAHVPEDQKSDAFNDSRTLIKTPMQSDSTDNKLNLTGNEGWTETKSPTHHPPDNMNVTDAKKLLIPTMEPESEPIHQDNNHRTLNDTITGNVTEAPVKILTALTFGDLGDNSDAFKDRGNNASLKRESVSPRPDYREDSWTESNTGNVTPTPRPPDNIHVTDSEKRLNPTVEPESFHQDNSHDRFNETRRETVTGAPLILLTTPLSVEVTEKMEPFNISGNIIDTPMERDSSYPLQNANKINVTDSETWTKKECRIKSIKCSEKATSMRSTFGAWMSDISLLDNGPYWLADHFSGRILAEYENISSSQNMSNKTIDVRRFYQGCGHVVYKGSFYFHNAGTNNLIKFDLNTRRKDTLTVAKSRYNNLNYLFCNSKTYFKFAVDENGLWVIFASDTDDNTMVAKLNPDTFSVESVINTAYPTTKAGNAFIVCGVLYFTDDKDRRVAYAFDLKKQSAFDASFDLRPATGILAMLSYYPNQKRLYMWEDSKVKTCRVKLKAT from the exons ATGCGACAGGGCACAGATATGATGGAGAAAAGTGAGGTTTTTCAGGCATGGAAGGTGCTGCTGGTGGGGATGTGTGTGCTGCTGATGATCCTGACCTCCGGTCTAGTGATTCTGCTGGTTCGGCAGAAGGAGCTGTCAGACGAGCTGGTCAGGTTGGATGCCCAGATGCAGGAGCTGTCACAGAGCTGCGGGCTGAAGGAGGGAATCCTGTCCACGGACCAGGATGAGGCTGCAGAGCTGAAGAAGCTCCACCGCAGCAGGAGGAACCAGGAGCGGGAACCAACACAAAGTCAAGAGGAGAAGGACATGCTGATGCTGATGACATACTCCATGGTCCCA GTCAAATCCCTCATGGACATGTGCAGCTCCAGAGGAGTTTGTTTAATAG gtCCAGCTGGGCCTCCAG GTTTGCCCGGTAGAGCTGGTTCACAAGGCCCAAAGGGTGAGCCGGGTGCGGAGGGGAGACGAGGGAGAAAAG GACCCCCTGGTAGAGTTGGAGAACCGGGACCCAAAGGAGACCATGGGCCTCCTCGAGTGAAAGACGAAACCTGCAACGACATTCTCTCTGAGG GTCCCTCTGGTCCAAGGGGTCCACCGGGTCTACCTGGTCCACCTGGTCCAAACTGTCCCCCCTGTAATCCTAATAGAGTGAGAAACAAAACCATCGGCAGACGCATTCATCAAACCAACAAGATGGAGA AGTCGTCTCCTCTCCCGACCAGAGACAACTTgaatcaaacagacacagaaaacagGACAACAATTACTACAACTGGTGTGAAACAATTCA TATCACCAACATCACATCCACCTGATGATACCAGAAACATTGTGAATGTTACCGACTCTGAGAAACTACTCAACACAAAAATGCAGCCTG AGTCAGAATCATTCCATCCGCACCCCGACACTGACGCCTTGAATGAGACCAACACGGGAGACGTCACAGAGGCACCAGTACAATTATCAACAG ACCTACTTTCTGGAGACCTGGGTAAAAACAGTGATGTCTTCAAACCCAGTGGAAATATCAGTCTTACAACAATAAGAAATG ttTCTACAGAGTCAGTTTCTCCTCGTCCAGACAACACACACGAGTCCTGGATTCCAACGAGGAATGTTACAGAGTCGCCAGTTGAAACATCAGCAG TTTTACCAACAACACGTTCTgctcatgaagccgctgatatCTTCAACTTCACGAACTCAGAGAGGTTCACGAACATAGAAAAGGAAACTG AGTCTGTGTCACCTCATCAGGAAAACAGCCACAACATCTTGAATGACTCAAACACAGAGAATATTACTGTAACACCAATACAATTACTAACAG ACCCACTCTCTTCAGACCAAAGCAGAGAGGCAGTCAATGGCAGCAGAACCTTTATTGATGAGCCCAAGGAAAATG CTCATGTTCCTGAGGACCAAAAAAGTGATGCCTTTAATGACAGTAGAACCCTCATTAAAACACCCATGCAAAGTG ACTCAACAGACAACAAGCTGAATTTAACTGGCAACGAGGGATGGACGGAAACTA AATCACCAACACATCATCCACCTGACAACATGAATGTTACTGATGCTAAGAAACTTCTCATCCCAACAATGGAGCCTG AGTCTGAACCAATTCACCAAGACAACAACCACCGCACCTTGAATGACACCATCACAGGAAATGTCACTGAGGCACCAGTAAAAATTTTAACAG CCCTCACTTTTGGAGACTTGGGTGACAACAGTGATGCGTTTAAAGACCGTGGTAATAATGCTTCATTGAAACGTG AGTCAGTATCACCTCGTCCGGACTACAGAGAGGACTCCTGGACGGAAAGCAACACAGGGAACGTGACACCAACACCACGTCCACCTGACAACATCCACGTTACTGACTCTGAGAAACGACTAAACCCAACAGTGGAACCTG AGTCATTTCATCAAGACAACAGCCACGACAGGTTTAATGAAACCAGGAGAGAGACTGTTACAGGGGCACCACTTATATTATTAACAA CTCCTCTCTCTGTTGAAGTTACTGAAAAGATGGAGCCTTTCAATATCAGTGGAAACATCATTGATACACCAATGGAAAGAG ACTCTTCCTATCCACTCCAGAACGCCAATAAGATCAATGTGACCGACAGTGAGACATGGACAAAAAAGG AGTGCCGTATCAAAAGTATCAAATGTTCGGAGAAAGCCACCAGTATGAGAAGCACATTTGGAGCCTGGATGTCAGACATATCTCTGCTGGACAACGGTCCATACTGGCTGGCTGATCACTTTTCAG GTCGAATTTTGGCCGAGTATGAGaacatttcctcctctcagAACATGAGCAACAAGACTATAGATGTCCGGAGGTTCTACCAGGGCTGTGGCCATGTTGTTTATAAGGGGTCATTTTACTTCCACAATGCAGGAACAAACAATCTTAtaaa atttgaccTGAACACTAGGAGAAAAGACACTCTGACTGTGGCAAAGAGCAGATACAACAATCTGAATTATCTTTTCTGCAACTCAAAGACTTACTTCAAGTTTGCTGTGGATGAAAATGGACTGTGGGTGATTTTTGCTTCAGATACCGATGATAACACAATGGTTGCAAAGCTCAACCCCGACACCTTTTCTGTGGAGTCCGTCATCAACACTGCCTACCCCACAACTAAAGCAGGAAATGCTTTCATCGTATGTGGGGtgctttatttcacagatgatAAGGACAGAAGAGTTGCCTATGCTTTTGATTTGAAGAAACAGAGTGCTTTTGATGCAAGTTTTGATTTAAGGCCAGCTACAGGCATCTTGGCTATGCTGTCTTACTACCCTAACCAAAAGCGTTTGTACATGTGGGAGGACAGCAAAGTGAAAACTTGCAGAGTTAAACTCAAAGCGACCTAA